The following proteins are encoded in a genomic region of Actinomadura sp. NAK00032:
- a CDS encoding RidA family protein, with amino-acid sequence MPISITNPSTLHDPVGFGYSHVARVGSGELMLIAGQYASDREGHVVSADFAEQVDQALANLGAALESADLRYRDVAGLRTFVVDHDPGKLAVIAAAVRRIWGDQPPTQTLLGVAALALPDMRFEVDAIAVCS; translated from the coding sequence ATGCCGATTTCCATCACCAACCCGTCCACCCTGCACGACCCTGTCGGGTTCGGCTACAGCCACGTCGCAAGGGTGGGCTCCGGTGAACTGATGCTCATCGCCGGGCAGTACGCCTCCGACCGCGAAGGCCACGTCGTGTCCGCCGACTTCGCCGAGCAGGTCGACCAGGCACTGGCCAACCTCGGCGCGGCCCTGGAGTCGGCCGACTTGCGCTACCGGGACGTCGCCGGACTCCGCACGTTCGTCGTGGACCACGATCCCGGCAAACTGGCGGTCATCGCCGCCGCCGTCCGGCGGATCTGGGGCGACCAGCCGCCCACGCAGACACTGCTCGGTGTCGCCGCCCTCGCCCTGCCCGACATGCGGTTCGAGGTCGACGCCATCGCCGTCTGCTCATGA
- a CDS encoding amidohydrolase family protein — protein MAAHLRGRLLLRRPRDPRRPAVPPAGTPRGDLRPYPAAGGRAYPGILDHVERLARQYAEEPLVRVMFGPHAVYTCGEDVLREVARRAAESGLGIHVHLSETANEVAAASAEYGRTPIAMAAAAGLLGPSTLVAHATKATVDDIRLLAEAVSLQRGTAEDAGAWAVHDALAAATVHVAAAIGFTPASLAPGDARRRSRRLRRRTSTPTERRTADTGRGTHPLRGAPYRRTPQRPRSGLAARVMTDRQGPRRTSDRPPGSTDTRTHA, from the coding sequence GTGGCAGCACACCTTCGAGGTCGACTTCTTCTCCGCCGTCCGCGCGATCCGCGCCGGCCTGCCGTCCCACCTGCTGGAACGCCAAGGGGCGATCTCCGTCCCTACCCGGCGGCCGGCGGCCGGGCCTACCCCGGGATCCTCGACCATGTCGAGCGGCTCGCCCGGCAGTACGCCGAGGAGCCTTTGGTGCGGGTCATGTTCGGTCCGCACGCCGTCTACACCTGCGGCGAGGACGTCCTGCGCGAGGTCGCCCGCAGAGCCGCGGAGAGCGGTCTGGGGATCCATGTCCATCTCTCCGAGACGGCGAACGAGGTCGCCGCGGCGTCGGCCGAGTACGGCCGGACCCCGATAGCCATGGCCGCGGCCGCCGGTCTCCTCGGCCCCTCCACGCTCGTCGCCCACGCGACAAAGGCCACCGTCGACGACATCCGCCTGCTCGCCGAAGCCGTGTCCTTGCAGCGCGGGACCGCCGAGGACGCCGGAGCCTGGGCGGTGCACGACGCACTGGCCGCCGCCACCGTGCACGTAGCCGCCGCCATCGGCTTCACCCCCGCCTCCTTGGCCCCGGGGGACGCCCGCCGACGTTCGCGACGTCTACGTCGCCGGACGTCCACTCCTACTGAACGGCGAACTGCAGACACTGGACGGGGAACGCATCCTCTGCGAGGTGCGCCGTATCGCCGCACGCCTCAACGTCCCCGGAGCGGCCTAGCCGCCCGCGTCATGACAGACAGGCAGGGCCCGCGCCGTACGTCCGACCGGCCACCCGGCTCCACCGACACCAGAACCCATGCGTGA
- a CDS encoding MarR family winged helix-turn-helix transcriptional regulator, with translation MSPQDAADGASAAIGAALYGLATRAARRLPRDMSLTSAATLATLDRTGPRRITDLAAVEGVTQPAMTVLVRVMEESGLVERRGDASDKRVTLVCLTEAGASYVRTRRQAGVQAFERLIGKLTGDEVEALVAALPALQHLADLESQDREAPNQ, from the coding sequence ATGAGTCCTCAAGACGCCGCCGACGGCGCGTCCGCCGCCATCGGGGCAGCCCTCTACGGCCTGGCCACCAGGGCCGCGAGGCGCCTCCCCCGGGACATGAGCCTGACGTCCGCCGCCACCCTGGCCACCCTGGACCGGACCGGACCGCGACGCATCACCGATCTGGCCGCGGTCGAAGGCGTCACCCAGCCCGCGATGACCGTCCTGGTCCGGGTGATGGAGGAGTCCGGCCTGGTCGAGCGGCGGGGCGACGCGTCCGACAAGCGGGTCACGCTGGTGTGCCTGACCGAGGCCGGCGCCTCCTATGTCCGGACGCGGCGCCAGGCGGGCGTCCAGGCGTTCGAGCGGTTGATCGGCAAGCTCACGGGCGACGAGGTCGAGGCGCTGGTGGCGGCCCTTCCGGCGCTGCAGCATCTGGCGGACCTCGAAAGCCAGGACCGCGAAGCGCCGAACCAGTGA
- a CDS encoding MFS transporter produces MARSEARLLVPALMFIALVVAAVASLGAPLITSVATSFHVSLGSAQWTLTVALLSGAVATPVLGRLGAGPHRRAAILVTLAVVVTGSALTVLPLPFAWLLAGRAAQGVGLGLTALMMGVARDHLPEERGAAVIALISVVSIIGAGVGYPLAALLAELGGVRAAYGLGLVVTAAALLTAWRSVPEAPEGRSARVDVAGAVVLAAALVLVLFLAGERNLWSRHLAVAAGLAAVAVVLLCVWAVIELRSTTPLVDVRAARHPAVAGANLAMFVGGIGMYLLLTLVTRYAQTPHGAGYGFGLTTFVAGLVLVPFSVLGFVAGKLTPRVRTRIADPLLLAGSAVVVGGGFALFAAARSDLAELFAAMGVLGFGVGGFSAAMPGVILAVTPKSETSSAMSFNYVVRSVGYSLGSAIGGLVLAAGTGPGRLFPDDGAYTTAALVGIGAMAVTALASLALARRRSSEANP; encoded by the coding sequence GTGGCGCGTTCCGAGGCGCGGCTGCTGGTCCCCGCCCTGATGTTCATCGCCCTGGTCGTGGCGGCGGTCGCCAGCCTCGGGGCACCGCTCATCACCAGCGTGGCGACCTCGTTCCACGTCTCGCTCGGCAGCGCGCAGTGGACGCTGACCGTCGCGCTGCTCAGCGGCGCCGTCGCCACGCCGGTCCTCGGCCGGCTCGGAGCCGGTCCGCACCGGCGGGCCGCGATCCTGGTCACGCTGGCGGTCGTCGTCACGGGCAGCGCGCTCACCGTCCTGCCGCTGCCGTTCGCGTGGCTGCTGGCAGGCAGGGCGGCCCAGGGCGTCGGGCTCGGGCTGACGGCGCTGATGATGGGCGTGGCCCGGGACCACCTCCCCGAGGAGCGCGGCGCGGCCGTGATCGCCCTGATCTCGGTGGTCTCGATCATCGGGGCCGGCGTCGGCTACCCGCTGGCCGCACTGCTCGCCGAGCTCGGCGGGGTACGGGCCGCCTACGGCCTCGGCCTGGTCGTCACCGCCGCCGCCCTCCTGACCGCGTGGCGCTCCGTGCCCGAAGCACCCGAAGGCCGCTCCGCGCGCGTGGACGTGGCAGGCGCGGTCGTCCTGGCAGCCGCGCTGGTCCTGGTGCTGTTCCTCGCCGGCGAACGGAATCTGTGGAGCCGGCACCTCGCCGTGGCGGCGGGCCTCGCCGCCGTCGCGGTGGTGCTGCTCTGCGTCTGGGCCGTCATCGAGTTGCGCAGCACGACGCCGCTGGTCGATGTGCGGGCGGCGCGGCATCCGGCGGTCGCCGGGGCGAACCTCGCCATGTTCGTCGGCGGGATCGGCATGTACCTCCTGCTCACGCTCGTCACCCGGTACGCGCAGACGCCGCACGGCGCCGGCTACGGCTTCGGGCTGACGACCTTCGTCGCCGGGCTGGTCCTCGTCCCGTTCTCGGTGCTGGGGTTCGTCGCCGGCAAGCTCACGCCGCGGGTCCGGACCCGGATCGCCGACCCCCTGCTCCTGGCCGGCAGCGCCGTCGTGGTCGGCGGCGGGTTCGCCCTGTTCGCGGCGGCCCGGTCGGACCTCGCCGAACTGTTCGCGGCGATGGGCGTGCTCGGCTTCGGCGTCGGCGGCTTCTCGGCGGCGATGCCCGGCGTCATCCTGGCCGTCACCCCCAAGAGCGAGACGTCGAGCGCCATGAGCTTCAACTACGTCGTCCGCAGCGTCGGGTACTCCCTGGGCAGTGCCATCGGCGGCCTGGTCCTCGCCGCGGGCACCGGCCCCGGCCGCCTCTTCCCCGACGACGGCGCCTACACCACCGCGGCGCTGGTCGGCATCGGCGCCATGGCGGTCACGGCGCTGGCAAGCCTCGCTCTCGCCCGCCGACGCTCGTCCGAGGCCAACCCGTAA
- a CDS encoding DUF1330 domain-containing protein → MPKGYWVSVYRTISDPEKLAAYNKLAAPAVKAGGGRTIVRGGQVAAYDAGIAERVVLVEFDSFEQAVAARESAAYQEALAALSDGVERDFRIVESID, encoded by the coding sequence ATGCCCAAGGGCTACTGGGTCAGCGTCTACCGCACCATTTCAGACCCTGAGAAGCTGGCCGCCTACAACAAGCTGGCCGCTCCGGCCGTCAAGGCCGGGGGCGGTCGGACCATTGTCCGTGGCGGTCAGGTCGCGGCGTATGACGCCGGAATCGCCGAGCGCGTCGTCCTGGTCGAGTTCGACAGCTTCGAGCAGGCCGTCGCGGCACGCGAGAGCGCGGCCTACCAGGAGGCGCTGGCCGCCCTCTCCGACGGTGTCGAGCGCGACTTCCGCATCGTCGAAAGCATCGACTGA
- a CDS encoding SET domain-containing protein translates to MQAPHERHIAPNARYHEDFSAAVVDIIATRQISPGDEITVDYTRGGTNPLWFPLPPA, encoded by the coding sequence GTGCAGGCACCCCACGAGAGGCACATCGCTCCCAACGCCCGCTACCACGAGGACTTCAGCGCCGCGGTCGTCGACATCATCGCCACCCGGCAGATCAGCCCCGGCGACGAGATCACCGTCGACTACACCCGCGGCGGCACCAACCCTCTCTGGTTCCCCCTCCCGCCGGCATGA